In the genome of Pseudomonas protegens, one region contains:
- the gspK gene encoding type II secretion system minor pseudopilin GspK codes for MNSHSPSAAKQRGMAIISALLIAAVVAVIAAGMLSRQTVLTRAVEAEQARIVGSGVLQGGLEYSRQLLWEARQREVLTRLDQPWARPIDDPVPGASGGRFQGRLQDLQGKFNLRNLVFDQQVDPEQVQSFQQLCQLLGVDSALSRRISQRVIASYPQRVPGTAAAGGPPGTFNSGRLTSPGALAQTLPPRQPMLRGLDDLRGLPGVDDALLARLEPYVGILPGNTWINGNTASAEVLAAAVPGLSLAQARALVAERDAGHWFINRGDFVNRLHLPFAAQERIKVGITSEWFLLQGQVRREQRQITLQALLHRPEDRMPQVIWSRVGA; via the coding sequence ATGAACAGTCATTCGCCCAGTGCGGCGAAGCAGCGCGGCATGGCCATCATCAGCGCCTTGCTGATCGCCGCGGTGGTGGCGGTGATCGCCGCCGGCATGCTGTCCCGGCAGACCGTCCTGACCCGCGCGGTGGAAGCCGAGCAGGCGCGGATCGTCGGCAGCGGGGTGTTGCAGGGCGGCCTGGAATACAGCCGGCAGTTGCTCTGGGAAGCCCGCCAGCGCGAGGTGCTGACCCGGCTCGACCAGCCCTGGGCGCGGCCCATCGACGACCCGGTGCCGGGCGCATCCGGCGGCCGTTTCCAGGGGCGCCTGCAAGACCTGCAGGGCAAGTTCAACCTGCGCAACCTGGTGTTCGATCAGCAGGTGGACCCGGAGCAGGTGCAGAGCTTCCAACAGCTGTGCCAGTTGCTCGGCGTCGACTCCGCCCTGAGCCGGCGCATCAGCCAGCGGGTGATCGCCTCGTACCCGCAGCGCGTGCCTGGTACGGCCGCCGCCGGCGGCCCCCCGGGGACATTCAACAGCGGCCGCCTGACCTCGCCGGGGGCGCTGGCCCAGACCTTGCCGCCGCGCCAGCCGATGCTGCGCGGCCTGGACGACCTGCGGGGCCTGCCGGGCGTCGATGACGCGCTGCTGGCGCGCCTTGAGCCCTACGTCGGCATCCTGCCGGGCAATACCTGGATCAATGGCAACACCGCCAGCGCCGAAGTGCTGGCGGCGGCGGTGCCCGGGCTGTCGTTGGCCCAGGCCCGGGCCCTGGTGGCGGAGCGCGACGCCGGGCACTGGTTCATCAACCGTGGCGACTTCGTCAATCGCCTGCACCTGCCCTTTGCCGCCCAGGAACGGATCAAGGTCGGCATCACCAGCGAGTGGTTCCTGCTCCAGGGGCAGGTCCGTCGCGAGCAGCGGCAGATCACCCTGCAAGCCTTGCTGCACCGCCCCGAGGACCGCATGCCCCAGGTGATCTGGTCGCGGGTGGGCGCATGA
- the gspD gene encoding type II secretion system secretin GspD yields the protein MKGSGSNYVRQCRKVAPFLLLALGACSNTTSTTPPPLLVDSELGQPLADTRRSGDALADRERLQAQQAQRPKVLHPVTSSSRGHSAPRSSMPRNPLGDQPVQLNFVEADIQAVVRALSRSTGQQFLVDPRVKGNLTLVSEGQVPAHQAYDMLLAALRMQGFAVVDVGGVAQVVPEADAKLLGGPIYNGDKPAGNGMLTRTFRLQYENAVNLIPVLRPIVSPNNPINAYPGNNSIVVTDYAENLQRVAQIIDGIDTPSAIDTDVVAVQNGIAVDIATMVAELLETQGADPTQKISVIGDPRSNSIIIRAGSPERTELARNLIYKLDNAQSNPSNLHVVYLRNAQAGKLAQALRGLLTGESDSTGNDGARAMLSGMGGNSQSGQSPTQNSSGTPTGSGNVSSSGSSAYSQGSNSGSGLSGTGQSADQNTAFSAGGVTIQADATTNTLLISAPDPLYRNLREVIDQLDQRRAQVVIESLIVEVGEDDASEFGVQWQAGNLGGRGGFGGVNLGGSGLVGTPASKTSLDVLPKGLNIGVVNGTVDIPGIGKVLDLKVLARALKSKGGTNVLSTPNLLTLDNEAASIFVGQTIPFVTGSYVTGGGGTSNNPFQTVQREEVGLKLNVRPQISEGGTVKLDIYQEVSSVDPRASVDAGTVTNKRAIDTSILLDDGQIMVLGGLLQDGYSQSNDAVPWLSSIPGIGALFRNEKRSVTKTNLMVFLRPYIIRDSGAGRSITLNRYDFMRRAQGALQPERSWALPDMQAPQLPAASKAIPGVAPVSLQTPGQGPGQGPRATIRAVPVQ from the coding sequence ATGAAGGGGTCAGGCTCCAACTACGTGCGCCAGTGCCGCAAGGTCGCACCGTTTCTGCTGCTGGCGCTGGGGGCCTGCAGCAACACCACCTCCACCACGCCGCCGCCGTTGCTGGTGGACAGTGAACTGGGCCAGCCCCTGGCCGACACCCGGCGCAGCGGCGACGCCCTGGCGGACCGTGAACGCTTGCAGGCGCAACAGGCCCAGCGGCCCAAAGTCCTGCACCCGGTGACCAGCAGCAGTCGCGGCCACAGCGCGCCGCGCAGCAGCATGCCGCGCAATCCCCTGGGGGACCAGCCGGTGCAACTGAACTTCGTCGAGGCCGACATCCAGGCGGTGGTGCGCGCCTTGTCCCGTTCCACCGGCCAGCAGTTTCTGGTGGACCCGCGGGTCAAGGGCAACCTGACCCTGGTCAGCGAGGGCCAGGTGCCGGCCCATCAGGCCTACGACATGCTGCTGGCGGCCCTGCGCATGCAGGGGTTTGCCGTGGTGGACGTGGGCGGGGTGGCGCAGGTGGTGCCCGAGGCCGATGCCAAGCTGCTGGGCGGGCCGATCTACAACGGCGACAAGCCGGCGGGCAACGGCATGCTGACCCGCACCTTCCGCTTGCAGTACGAAAACGCGGTGAACCTGATCCCGGTGCTGCGGCCCATCGTCTCGCCGAACAACCCGATCAACGCCTACCCGGGCAACAACAGCATCGTGGTCACCGACTACGCCGAGAACCTGCAGCGAGTCGCGCAGATCATCGACGGCATCGACACCCCCAGCGCCATCGACACCGACGTGGTGGCGGTGCAGAACGGGATTGCCGTGGACATCGCGACCATGGTCGCCGAACTGCTGGAAACCCAGGGCGCCGACCCGACCCAGAAGATCAGCGTGATCGGCGACCCGCGCTCCAACTCCATCATCATTCGCGCCGGCAGCCCGGAGCGCACCGAGCTGGCGCGCAACCTGATCTACAAACTCGATAACGCCCAGAGCAACCCGAGCAACCTGCATGTGGTCTACCTGCGCAACGCCCAGGCCGGCAAGCTGGCCCAGGCCCTGCGCGGGCTGCTCACCGGCGAAAGCGACAGCACCGGCAACGATGGCGCCCGGGCCATGCTCAGCGGCATGGGCGGCAACAGCCAGAGCGGCCAGAGCCCGACCCAGAACAGCAGCGGCACGCCCACCGGCAGCGGCAACGTCAGCAGCAGTGGCAGCAGTGCCTACAGCCAGGGCAGCAACTCCGGCAGCGGTTTGAGCGGCACTGGCCAGTCAGCGGATCAGAACACCGCCTTCAGCGCCGGCGGGGTCACCATCCAGGCCGACGCCACCACCAACACCTTGCTGATTTCCGCGCCCGATCCGCTGTACCGCAACCTGCGGGAAGTCATCGACCAGCTCGACCAGCGCCGGGCCCAGGTGGTGATCGAAAGCCTGATCGTCGAAGTGGGCGAAGACGATGCCAGCGAGTTCGGCGTGCAATGGCAGGCCGGCAACCTCGGCGGACGCGGCGGCTTTGGCGGGGTGAACCTCGGCGGCAGCGGGCTGGTGGGCACCCCGGCCAGCAAGACCAGCCTCGACGTCCTGCCCAAGGGCCTGAACATCGGCGTGGTCAACGGCACCGTGGACATCCCGGGGATCGGCAAGGTGCTGGACCTCAAGGTCCTGGCCCGGGCCCTGAAGAGCAAGGGCGGCACCAACGTGCTGTCGACGCCGAACCTTTTGACCCTGGACAACGAGGCGGCGAGCATTTTTGTTGGCCAGACCATTCCCTTTGTCACCGGCAGCTACGTCACCGGTGGCGGCGGCACCAGCAACAACCCGTTCCAGACCGTGCAGCGCGAAGAAGTGGGCCTGAAACTCAACGTGCGGCCACAGATTTCCGAGGGCGGCACGGTCAAGCTGGACATCTATCAGGAAGTCAGCAGCGTCGACCCCCGAGCCTCGGTGGATGCCGGCACCGTGACCAACAAACGGGCGATCGATACCAGCATCCTGTTGGATGACGGGCAGATCATGGTCCTGGGTGGGTTGCTGCAGGACGGCTACAGCCAGAGCAATGACGCGGTGCCGTGGCTGTCGAGCATCCCGGGGATCGGCGCCTTGTTCCGCAACGAGAAGCGCAGCGTGACCAAGACCAACCTGATGGTGTTTTTGCGGCCCTACATCATTCGTGACAGTGGCGCGGGGCGCAGCATTACGCTCAATCGCTATGACTTCATGCGTCGGGCACAGGGGGCGTTGCAGCCGGAGCGCAGCTGGGCGCTGCCGGATATGCAGGCGCCGCAGTTGCCGGCGGCGAGCAAGGCGATTCCCGGGGTGGCGCCGGTGTCGTTGCAGACGCCCGGGCAGGGGCCTGGGCAGGGGCCGCGGGCGACGATTCGGGCGGTGCCGGTGCAATGA
- a CDS encoding substrate-binding domain-containing protein yields MFKRNVLAASLTLAALCSAQAAMADINGGGATLPQPLYQTAGVLTAGFAPYIGVGSGNGKAAFLNNDYTKFVAGTTGKNVHWAGSDSKLSGAELSAYASAHEAAWGKLIQVPSVATSVAIPFNKAGTAAVNLSVNDLCGVFSGRVSDWSQISGSGRTGAITVVYRNESSGTTELFTRFLNAKCAETGTFGVTTNFAASYTGGLPAGAVAAVGSQGVMDALNAGDGRITYMSPDYAAPTLAGLDDATKVAKVAGVSPAPANVSAAIGGVPVPAVADRADPDKWVPVFGKTGATGTVPYPDTGYPILGFTNLIFSQCYADATQSGQVRDFFARHYGATTNNDAAITANRFVPLPTAWKTAIRTTFVTASNTLSIGNTNVCNNIGRPL; encoded by the coding sequence ATGTTTAAGCGCAACGTTCTGGCGGCATCCCTGACCCTGGCTGCCCTGTGCTCGGCACAGGCGGCAATGGCTGATATCAACGGCGGTGGTGCAACCCTGCCACAACCGCTGTATCAGACCGCTGGCGTACTGACCGCCGGCTTCGCTCCCTACATCGGCGTAGGCAGCGGCAACGGCAAGGCGGCCTTCCTGAACAACGACTACACCAAGTTCGTGGCCGGCACCACCGGCAAGAACGTGCACTGGGCCGGTAGCGATTCCAAGCTCTCTGGCGCGGAACTGAGCGCCTACGCCAGCGCTCACGAAGCCGCCTGGGGCAAGCTGATCCAGGTGCCTTCGGTGGCCACTTCGGTAGCCATTCCGTTCAACAAGGCCGGCACCGCTGCGGTCAACCTGAGCGTCAATGACCTGTGCGGCGTGTTCTCCGGCCGTGTTTCCGACTGGAGCCAGATCTCCGGTTCAGGCCGTACCGGCGCCATCACCGTGGTTTACCGCAACGAAAGCAGCGGCACCACCGAGCTGTTCACCCGCTTCCTCAACGCCAAGTGCGCCGAGACTGGCACCTTCGGCGTGACCACCAACTTCGCCGCCAGCTACACCGGTGGCCTGCCGGCCGGCGCAGTGGCCGCTGTGGGCAGCCAGGGCGTGATGGATGCCCTGAACGCCGGCGACGGTCGCATCACCTACATGAGCCCGGACTACGCCGCGCCAACCCTGGCCGGTCTGGACGACGCCACCAAGGTGGCCAAGGTGGCCGGCGTTTCGCCTGCTCCGGCCAACGTGTCCGCCGCCATCGGTGGCGTTCCGGTCCCAGCCGTGGCCGATCGCGCTGATCCGGACAAGTGGGTGCCTGTATTCGGCAAGACCGGCGCCACCGGCACCGTGCCTTACCCTGATACCGGCTATCCGATCCTGGGTTTCACCAACCTGATCTTCAGCCAGTGCTATGCCGACGCCACCCAGAGCGGCCAGGTGCGTGACTTCTTCGCCCGTCACTACGGCGCGACCACCAACAACGACGCGGCCATCACCGCCAACCGTTTCGTGCCGCTGCCAACCGCCTGGAAAACCGCGATCCGCACCACCTTCGTCACCGCTTCCAACACCCTGAGCATCGGCAACACCAACGTCTGCAACAACATCGGTCGTCCGCTGTAA
- the gspM gene encoding type II secretion system protein GspM, producing the protein MNKARLVQYQARWSRLRTQAQGHWNALAPRERRLLGATALGVLGLLLWWLLIQPPLKKIDYWQAETPKLRAQAEALEVLLHEVAGPERRGASLEQSLRQTLDGAGLKDRYQLQRTDQAGPESWRLTFEQAPADAVVGWLLGTPRQLSLQVVEARLQRADAAAAQDSAGTLSGTVRMDQAQGAKEAS; encoded by the coding sequence ATGAATAAGGCCAGGCTGGTGCAGTACCAGGCGCGCTGGTCACGCCTGCGGACCCAGGCCCAGGGCCACTGGAACGCTCTGGCGCCTCGGGAGCGCCGTCTGCTGGGCGCCACCGCCCTGGGCGTGCTGGGACTGTTGCTGTGGTGGCTGCTGATTCAGCCGCCGCTGAAGAAGATCGACTACTGGCAAGCCGAGACGCCCAAGCTGCGGGCCCAGGCCGAGGCCCTGGAAGTGCTGTTGCACGAGGTGGCGGGCCCTGAGCGTCGCGGCGCGAGTCTTGAGCAATCCCTGCGCCAGACCCTGGACGGCGCCGGGCTCAAGGACCGCTACCAGTTGCAACGCACCGATCAAGCCGGCCCCGAGAGCTGGCGGTTGACCTTTGAGCAGGCCCCGGCGGATGCCGTGGTCGGCTGGCTGCTGGGGACGCCCCGACAGCTTTCACTGCAGGTGGTGGAGGCTCGTCTGCAACGCGCAGACGCGGCCGCCGCCCAAGACTCGGCAGGCACACTGTCCGGGACCGTTCGCATGGATCAGGCGCAGGGCGCTAAGGAAGCTTCATGA
- the gspF gene encoding type II secretion system inner membrane protein GspF, which translates to MNRYRYEAADALGKIESGHLEADSQGAAFASLRSRGLTALQVQLDSNNGAGAAGGIFSPRLSDNDLAWATRQLASLLGASLPLEAALSATVEQAERKHIAQTLSAVRADVRSGMRLAEALAARPRDFPEIYRALIAAGEESGDLAQVMERLADYIEERNGLRGKILTAFIYPGVVGLVSIGIVIFLLSYVVPQVVSAFSQARQDLPGLTLAMLSASDFIRAWGLQCFGAMAAGFWGWRLYLRNPRARLNWHSRILRLPLFGRFVLGLNTARFASTLAILGGAGVPLLRALEAARQTLSNDRLSQSVSEATAKVREGASLAAALRVEKVFPPVLIHLIASGEKTGALPPMLERAAQTLSRDIERRAMGMTALLEPLMIVVMGGVVLVIVMAVMLPIIEINQLVT; encoded by the coding sequence ATGAATCGCTATCGCTACGAAGCCGCCGACGCCCTCGGCAAGATCGAATCCGGGCACCTGGAAGCCGACAGCCAGGGCGCGGCCTTCGCCAGTCTGCGCAGCCGCGGCCTGACCGCGCTGCAGGTGCAGTTGGACAGCAATAATGGCGCCGGCGCAGCTGGGGGGATCTTCAGCCCCAGACTTTCGGACAACGACCTGGCCTGGGCCACCCGCCAGCTGGCCAGCCTGCTGGGGGCCAGCCTGCCCCTGGAGGCGGCGCTCAGCGCCACGGTGGAGCAGGCCGAGCGCAAGCACATCGCCCAGACCCTGAGCGCGGTGCGCGCGGATGTGCGCAGCGGCATGCGCCTGGCCGAGGCCCTGGCGGCGCGGCCGCGGGATTTTCCGGAGATCTACCGGGCACTGATCGCCGCGGGCGAGGAGTCCGGCGATCTGGCCCAGGTCATGGAGCGGCTGGCGGACTACATCGAGGAGCGCAACGGCCTGCGTGGCAAGATCCTCACCGCCTTTATCTACCCCGGGGTGGTGGGGCTGGTGTCGATCGGCATCGTGATCTTTTTGCTCAGTTACGTGGTGCCCCAGGTGGTCAGCGCCTTTTCCCAGGCGCGCCAGGACCTGCCGGGGCTTACCCTGGCGATGCTCAGCGCCAGCGACTTCATCCGTGCCTGGGGCCTGCAGTGTTTCGGCGCCATGGCGGCGGGGTTCTGGGGCTGGCGGCTGTACCTGCGCAACCCCCGGGCGCGCCTGAACTGGCACAGCCGGATTCTGCGCCTGCCGCTGTTCGGGCGTTTTGTCCTGGGCTTGAACACCGCGCGTTTCGCCTCGACCCTGGCGATCCTCGGCGGCGCCGGGGTGCCGCTGCTGCGGGCCCTGGAGGCGGCGCGTCAGACCCTGTCCAACGACCGCCTGAGCCAGAGCGTCAGCGAGGCCACGGCCAAGGTGCGCGAGGGCGCCAGCCTGGCGGCGGCGCTGCGGGTGGAGAAGGTGTTTCCGCCGGTGCTGATCCACCTGATCGCCAGCGGCGAAAAGACCGGCGCCTTGCCGCCGATGCTGGAGCGCGCGGCGCAGACCCTGTCGCGGGATATCGAACGCCGGGCCATGGGCATGACCGCCTTGCTCGAACCGCTGATGATCGTGGTCATGGGTGGCGTGGTGCTGGTGATCGTCATGGCGGTGATGCTGCCGATCATCGAGATCAACCAGCTGGTCACTTGA
- the gspE gene encoding type II secretion system ATPase GspE, whose translation MPPQLPYAWAKSHRILLRHSEEGAVLLVCPSTPGWSISEARRQFGAARLERIREEELDGLLATAYADTGSAAAVVGAAENEVDLDRLMQDMPEITDLLDTQDGAPVIRMINALLTQAARDEASDIHIEPFETHSVVRYRVDGTLRDVVSPRKALHGALVSRIKIMAQLDIAEKRLPQDGRIALRVAGRPIDIRVSTVPTGHGERVVMRLLDKQAGRLQLETLGMDPDLLARLDNLIRQPHGIVLVTGPTGSGKTTSLYAALARLDASTSNILTVEDPVEYDLPGISQIQVNAKIDMTFALALRAILRQDPDVIMIGEIRDLETAQIAVQASLTGHLVLATLHTNDAVSAVNRLIDMGVEPFLLASSMLGVLAQRLVRRLCPHCKAPDPLAPGTWRPVGCAACNQIGYSGRTGIHELFCIDDDIRSLIHQGADEQALRAAARLAGMLSMREDGERWVRSGATAAEEILRVTRDA comes from the coding sequence ATGCCTCCCCAGCTCCCCTACGCCTGGGCCAAATCCCACCGCATCCTCCTGCGCCACAGCGAAGAAGGCGCGGTCCTGCTGGTCTGCCCCTCGACCCCCGGCTGGTCCATCAGCGAAGCCCGCCGCCAGTTCGGCGCCGCCCGCCTGGAACGCATCCGCGAAGAGGAACTCGACGGTCTGCTGGCCACCGCCTACGCCGACACCGGCAGCGCCGCCGCGGTGGTCGGGGCGGCGGAGAACGAGGTGGATCTGGACCGCCTGATGCAGGACATGCCGGAAATCACCGACCTGCTGGACACCCAGGACGGCGCCCCGGTGATCCGCATGATCAACGCCTTGCTCACTCAGGCCGCGCGGGACGAGGCCAGCGATATCCATATCGAACCCTTCGAGACCCACTCGGTGGTGCGCTACCGGGTCGACGGCACCCTGCGTGACGTGGTGTCGCCGCGCAAGGCGCTGCACGGCGCGCTGGTGTCGCGGATCAAGATCATGGCCCAACTGGATATCGCCGAGAAACGCCTGCCCCAGGACGGGCGCATCGCCTTGCGGGTGGCCGGGCGGCCCATCGATATCCGCGTGTCCACGGTGCCCACCGGCCACGGCGAGCGGGTGGTGATGCGGCTGCTGGACAAGCAGGCCGGGCGTCTGCAGCTGGAAACCCTGGGCATGGACCCGGACCTGCTGGCGCGCCTCGACAACTTGATCCGCCAGCCCCACGGCATCGTCCTGGTCACCGGGCCCACCGGCAGCGGCAAGACCACCAGCCTCTACGCCGCCCTGGCCCGGCTGGACGCCAGCACCAGCAATATCCTCACCGTCGAGGACCCGGTGGAATACGACCTGCCGGGCATCAGCCAGATCCAGGTCAACGCCAAGATCGACATGACCTTCGCCCTGGCCCTGCGGGCGATCCTGCGCCAGGACCCGGACGTGATCATGATCGGTGAGATTCGCGATCTGGAAACCGCGCAGATCGCGGTCCAGGCCTCGCTCACCGGGCACCTGGTGCTGGCGACCCTGCACACCAACGATGCGGTGTCGGCGGTCAACCGCCTGATCGACATGGGGGTGGAGCCGTTCCTGTTGGCTTCGTCGATGCTCGGGGTGCTGGCCCAGCGCCTGGTGCGCCGTCTGTGCCCGCACTGCAAGGCGCCCGATCCGCTCGCCCCCGGCACCTGGCGCCCGGTGGGCTGTGCGGCCTGCAACCAGATCGGCTACAGCGGGCGCACCGGCATTCATGAACTGTTCTGCATCGACGACGACATCCGCAGCCTGATCCACCAGGGCGCGGATGAGCAGGCCTTGCGCGCCGCCGCGCGCCTGGCCGGGATGCTCAGCATGCGCGAGGACGGTGAGCGCTGGGTCCGCAGCGGCGCCACCGCCGCCGAAGAAATCCTACGTGTGACACGGGACGCCTGA
- a CDS encoding substrate-binding domain-containing protein, whose amino-acid sequence MPKAQWLIASLLYGAFCVQQAQADVNGGGSTFNRPLYQSAGVLTPGFAPYIGANQGREKVAFLLNDYNVLVPGAAPRTVHWVASESRLSAVEQSNYAVAYGAQFGKLIQVPSAATSVAIPFNKPGSQALDLSIDALCGVFSGRLAGWDWIQGSGRTGPITVVYPKGSSGFTELFTRFLNAKCNETGTFAVTSNFEYSYSGGLPTGALAASSADAIMAAVNARDGAITFMSPALAAPTPAGLDDGNKVARVAGVSPAPANIVDAINSVPLPSIAERTNPDKWVPLFGKYWEPGVVPYPQTGYPILGYTNLIFSQCYADATQSNQVRDFLARHYGALEARNNDQAIRAQGMLPLHPSWKVAVRSSFLSATNALSIGNPNVCNGIGRPL is encoded by the coding sequence ATGCCCAAAGCTCAATGGTTGATCGCTTCACTGTTATACGGCGCGTTCTGCGTCCAGCAGGCCCAGGCGGATGTCAACGGTGGAGGCTCGACCTTCAACCGGCCGCTGTATCAGAGCGCCGGGGTGTTGACCCCGGGGTTCGCGCCCTACATTGGCGCGAACCAGGGCCGGGAAAAAGTGGCTTTCCTGCTGAACGACTACAACGTGCTGGTGCCGGGCGCAGCCCCCAGGACCGTGCATTGGGTGGCCAGTGAGTCGAGGCTCAGCGCGGTGGAACAGAGCAACTACGCCGTGGCCTATGGGGCGCAGTTCGGCAAGCTGATCCAGGTGCCTTCGGCCGCGACGAGCGTTGCAATTCCGTTCAACAAGCCCGGCAGCCAGGCACTGGACCTGAGCATCGACGCCTTGTGTGGGGTGTTCTCGGGGCGCCTGGCCGGTTGGGACTGGATCCAGGGTTCCGGACGTACCGGCCCGATCACCGTGGTGTATCCCAAAGGCAGCAGCGGTTTCACCGAGCTGTTCACTCGTTTCCTGAATGCCAAGTGCAATGAAACCGGGACCTTTGCCGTGACCAGCAACTTTGAGTACAGCTACTCGGGCGGGTTGCCGACCGGTGCGCTGGCGGCCAGCAGCGCGGATGCCATCATGGCGGCGGTGAATGCCCGGGATGGCGCCATCACCTTCATGAGCCCGGCCCTTGCGGCGCCGACCCCGGCCGGGCTGGATGACGGCAACAAGGTGGCCAGGGTTGCCGGGGTCTCGCCGGCGCCGGCCAACATCGTCGATGCCATCAACAGCGTTCCGCTGCCCTCCATCGCCGAGCGGACTAACCCGGACAAGTGGGTGCCGCTGTTCGGCAAGTACTGGGAGCCGGGCGTCGTGCCTTATCCGCAGACCGGCTATCCGATCCTGGGCTACACCAACCTGATCTTCAGCCAGTGCTATGCCGATGCCACTCAAAGCAATCAGGTGCGTGACTTCTTGGCTCGTCACTATGGCGCGCTTGAGGCCCGAAACAATGACCAGGCAATCAGGGCTCAGGGCATGCTGCCCCTGCACCCGTCCTGGAAAGTCGCCGTGCGTTCCAGCTTCCTGAGCGCCACCAATGCCTTGAGCATCGGTAATCCCAACGTCTGCAACGGCATCGGCCGGCCACTGTGA
- the gspL gene encoding type II secretion system protein GspL produces the protein MSRVRLALPPLAELLQAPRPLAVPLECARLDRAGRVTELGPRTLEALGQDARGLALECFLHPQDSLLTSIELPPLPAARINTAVDCAAQALILGAGEQMHVAHGPRDAQGQVTLSWLPKRRLQALGELLQQAGLKLSGLYPAPYALAVPAPGQHTLCLLDGQLLLRHSAAQASVQPLVEETLEQLRASGIGLGWIGDGAPEDALQRLPIEQRWSGAAPAWGLQAGATAARGAVQGWGRALGCCALAVTVWVVGLNLYAALEAEQGQRLKSQMSQRVRQVFPQLPVVLNPLQQARQQLAAQQSGAADPGQGFVNLLLQAGSAMPFMVGSVQSLSYADQRLQLELLPDTPKRADSGWQGALAQAGYSVQAQANGWTLSPAAGESANGADNAPGAEDE, from the coding sequence ATGAGCCGCGTGCGCCTCGCCTTGCCGCCCCTGGCCGAACTGTTGCAGGCGCCCCGGCCCCTGGCCGTGCCCCTGGAATGCGCCCGGCTCGACCGCGCCGGGCGGGTTACCGAGCTTGGCCCCAGGACGCTTGAGGCATTGGGCCAGGACGCCCGAGGGCTGGCACTGGAATGCTTTCTGCACCCGCAGGACAGTCTGCTGACCAGCATCGAGTTGCCGCCATTGCCGGCGGCGCGGATCAACACCGCGGTGGACTGCGCGGCCCAGGCGCTGATCCTCGGCGCCGGCGAGCAGATGCATGTCGCCCACGGCCCGCGGGATGCCCAGGGCCAGGTGACCTTGAGCTGGCTGCCCAAGCGTCGTTTGCAGGCCCTGGGCGAGCTGCTGCAACAGGCCGGGCTCAAGCTGTCGGGCCTGTACCCGGCGCCTTACGCCTTGGCGGTGCCGGCGCCGGGGCAGCACACCCTGTGCCTGCTGGACGGTCAGTTGCTGCTGCGCCACAGCGCCGCCCAGGCCAGCGTGCAGCCGCTGGTAGAGGAAACCCTGGAGCAGCTGCGCGCCTCCGGCATCGGGCTGGGCTGGATCGGTGACGGCGCGCCCGAAGACGCGCTGCAACGCCTGCCGATCGAACAGCGCTGGAGCGGCGCGGCGCCGGCCTGGGGCCTGCAGGCGGGGGCGACGGCGGCGCGCGGCGCGGTCCAGGGCTGGGGCCGGGCCCTGGGTTGCTGCGCCCTGGCCGTGACCGTGTGGGTCGTGGGCCTGAACCTGTATGCCGCCCTTGAGGCCGAGCAGGGCCAGCGCCTCAAGAGCCAGATGAGCCAGCGGGTCCGGCAGGTGTTTCCGCAATTGCCGGTGGTGCTCAACCCCTTGCAACAGGCCCGCCAGCAACTGGCGGCGCAGCAGAGCGGGGCGGCGGACCCGGGCCAGGGGTTCGTCAACCTGCTGCTGCAGGCCGGCAGCGCCATGCCGTTCATGGTGGGCAGCGTGCAGAGCCTGAGTTATGCCGACCAGCGCTTGCAGTTGGAACTGCTGCCCGATACCCCGAAGCGCGCCGACAGCGGCTGGCAGGGGGCCTTGGCCCAGGCCGGCTACAGCGTCCAGGCCCAGGCCAATGGCTGGACCCTGAGCCCGGCCGCGGGCGAGTCGGCCAATGGCGCCGACAACGCCCCCGGAGCTGAAGATGAATAA